Proteins from a genomic interval of Papaver somniferum cultivar HN1 chromosome 4, ASM357369v1, whole genome shotgun sequence:
- the LOC113274618 gene encoding bZIP transcription factor 11-like has product MASSNGTSSGSGSGCGSGSTGCEDQTSKLHHVIVDERKQKRMLSNRESARRSRMRKQKHLDGLTAQVVELKKDNHQILSSLNITTQNYLNVESENSILRAQMSELSHRLDSLNEIVHYLNANNNNMNMEISSDYQHQDFVHCENHPWSSSSVYLNQPIMASADVMFDNY; this is encoded by the coding sequence ATGGCTTCCTCAAATGGTACTTCCTCGGGGTCTGGTTCTGGATGTGGTTCTGGTTCAACAGGTTGTGAAGATCAAACATCAAAATTACATCATGTGATTGTTGATGAAAGGAAACAGAAACGAATGTTGTCGAACCGAGAATCAGCAAGGAGATCGAGAATGCGAAAACAGAAACATCTGGATGGATTGACTGCTCAAGTTGTTGAATTAAAgaaagataatcatcaaatcctaTCAAGTCTGAATATAACGACACAGAATTATCTAAATGTTGAATCTGAGAATTCGATATTGAGAGCTCAGATGAGTGAATTAAGTCATAGGTTGGATTCTCTTAATGAAATTGTTCATTACTTAAATGCAAACAACAACAATATGAACATGGAGATTTCGTCTGATTATCAACACCAAGATTTTGTTCATTGTGAGAATCATCCATGGAGCTCATCATCAGTTTATCTCAACCAACCCATTATGGCTTCTGCAGATGTTATGTTTGATAACTACTGA
- the LOC113274619 gene encoding CAAX prenyl protease 1 homolog — translation MAFPYMEAVVGFMVVMYIFESYLDLRQHKAIKLPTLPKSLQGVVSNEKFEKSRAYSIDKSNFHFVHEAVSTLINTLILYCGVLPWLWTKSGEFLVSYGFNVENEIIHSYAFLGAVMIYSLITDLPFSLYSTFVIEARHGFNKQTLALFFKDQLKSILLSVVIGPPIVAAIIYIVQIGGPYLAIYLWSFMFVLSLVMMTVYPILIAPLFNKFTPLPDGELRTKIETLASSLNFPLKKLFVVDGSTRSSHSNAYMYGFFKNKRIVLYDTLIQQCKDEEEVVAVIAHELGHWKLNHTTYSFIAVQILTLLQFGGYTLVKNSKDLFQSFGFDTQPVLIGLILFQHTVIPVQSLVSFGLNLVSRAFEFQADAFAKKLGYTTALRGGLIKLQEENLSAMNTDPWYSAYHYSHPPLVERLAALDETDKKDK, via the exons ATGGCGTTCCCGTATATGGAAGCAGTAGTTG GATTTATGGTTGtgatgtatatttttgagtcttaCTTAGATTTACGACAACACAAAGCTATTAAACTACCAACACTGCCTAAATCTCTACAAGGTGTTGTTAGTAATGAGAAATTTGAGAAATCTAGGGCTTACAGCATTGACAAAAG TAATTTCCACTTTGTTCATGAAGCTGTGTCGACGCTTATTAATACACTGATTTTGTATTGTGGGGTATTGCCATGGCTTTGGACG AAATCGGGAGAATTTTTGGTGTCATATGGGTTTAATGTGGAGAATGAGATTATTCATAGCTATGCGTTTCTTGGCGCTGTTATGATTTATTCACTG ATAACCGACTTGCCATTCTCATTGTACTCCACCTTTGTCATTGAGGCTCGCCATGGTTTCAACAAA CAAACATTGGCTCTTTTCTTCAAGGACCAGTTGAAGAGCATTCTCCTTTCTGTGGTAATAGGACCACCAATCGTTGCTGCAATAATATACATAGTGCAG ATTGGAGGACCGTACTTGGCCATTTATTTGTGGTCATTTATGTTTGTTCTGTCCCTTGTGATGATGACCGTGTACCCTATCCTAATTGCTCCACTTTTCAACAAATTTACCCCA CTTCCTGATGGAGAACTCAGAACAAAAATTGAGACTCTTGCTTCCTCTCTGAACTTTCCTCTGAAGAAGCTGTTTGTGGTTGATGGATCTACAAGGTCAAGCCATAGCAAT GCTTATATGTATGGGTTTTTCAAAAACAAGCGTATTGTGCTGTATGACACCTTGATTCAACAG TGCAAAGACGAGGAGGAAGTTGTTGCTGTTATTGCCCATGAACTGGGTCACTGGAAACTCAACCATACTACGTATTCATTTATTGCTGTCCAG ATTCTCACATTACTGCAATTTGGAGGATACACTCTTGTGAAGAACTCAAAGGACCTGTTTCAAAGTTTTGGGTTTGACACACAGCCAGTACTTATTGGGCTCATCCTCTTTCAG CATACTGTGATTCCCGTTCAAAGCCTTGTCAGCTTTGGCCTCAATCTTGTCAGCCGAGCTTTTGAATTTCAG GCGGATGCATTTGCAAAGAAGCTTGGTTACACGACAGCGCTCCGAGGAGGTCTTATTAAGCTGCAG GAAGAAAATCTATCAGCAATGAACACGGATCCATGGTACTCTGCCTACCACTACTCTCATCCCCCACTAGTTGAGAGGTTGGCTGCGCTAGATGAGACGGATAAGAAGGATAAATGA
- the LOC113274620 gene encoding calmodulin-binding receptor-like cytoplasmic kinase 3 has translation MTVAGIFILCFSMICPCWFPKKKDISEVNLAMEHSANSASSLEASTASEKLPGSPVRVPASPFRVPPSPSRFSQSPRTTAIGSVHLNMSQVIKATQNFSPSLLIDEGGFGTVYRGLLQDGQVVAIKRAKKENLVSLQAEFSSEVELLSKIEHRNLVRLLGYVDKGNERIIITEFVPNGTLREHLDGQRGKILDFYQRLEISIDVAHALAYLHLYAEKQIIHRDVKSSNILLTENLRAKVADFGFARAGPTDVEKTHISTKVKGTAGYLDPEYLRTYQLTPKSDVFSFGILLIEILTGRRPVEMKRASDERITIRWAFKTFNAGKAAEMLDPSMKEVVHTGILLKMFSLAFQCAAPTRGDRPNMKEVAEQLWAIRMNYLKSVKRGE, from the exons ATGACAGTAGCTGGGATTTTCATTCTGTGTTTCAGTATGATTTGTCCATGCTGGTTTCCGAAAAAGAAGGATATATCTGAAGTTAACCTTGCCATGGAGCATAGTGCCA ATTCAGCATCCTCACTAGAAGCAAGTACTGCTTCTGAAAAACTCCCAGGCAGCCCAGTTCGTGTGCCAGCCAGCCCATTTCGAGTGCCACCTAGTCCTTCCAGATTCTCACAGTCACCCAGAACGACTGCAATTGGATCTGTACATCTAAATATGAGTCAGGTTATAAAAGCTACTCAAAACTTTTCACCATCTCTGCTGATAGATGAAGGAGGCTTTGGAACTGTCTACAGGGGTTTGTTACAAGATGGTCAGGTTGTTGCCATCAAACGTGCAAAGAAG GAAAACCTTGTCAGTTTACAAGCTGAGTTCAGCAGTGAAGTTGAACTGCTATCGAAAATTGAACATCGAAATCTAGTTAGGCTACTTGGCTATGTGGACAAAGGGAATGAGCGTATTATCATTACAGAGTTTGTTCCTAACGGTACTCTTAGGGAGCATCTGGATG GTCAGCGTgggaaaatacttgatttttatcAACGTCTAGAGATATCCATAGATGTGGCTCATGCACTGGCCTATCTTCATCTATATGCAG AAAAACAAATAATTCATCGAGACGTAAAGTCGTCCAACATTTTGCTGACAGAGAATTTGAGGGCGAAGGTGGCTGATTTTGGTTTTGCTAGAGCTGGGCCTACTGACGTTGAAAAAACACATATATCAACAAAAGTGAAAGGGACAGCGGGCTACCTCGACCCTGAGTACCTGAGGACCTATCAACTCACCCCTAAGAGTGATGTGTTTTCATTTGGAATTTTGCTCATAGAAATTCTAACCGGACGGAGACCAGTTGAGATGAAAAGAGCTTCTGATGAAAGGATCACAATAAGATGG GCTTTCAAAACCTTCAATGCTGGAAAAGCGGCGGAGATGCTGGATCCTTCAATGAAAGAAGTTGTACACACTGGGATTCTGTTGAAAATGTTTTCTCTAGCTTTCCAATGTGCAGCACCTACACGGGGAGATAGGccaaatatgaaagaagttgcaGAGCAGCTGTGGGCAATCAGGATGAACTACCTGAAGAGTGTAAAGAGAGGAGAGTGA
- the LOC113274621 gene encoding glutaminyl-peptide cyclotransferase-like has protein sequence MKRKKKPNFYKPINQSPSMVSPSSSSIRFKRRTLVVLSLFLISLIVILYLTSNNNQKRKFIDDVVPLTDEFHSIEVVNEFPHDPKAFTQGLLYGGDDFLYESTGLYKQSSVRKVDIKTGKVEILQKMSDSHFGEGLTLLDDKIIQVIWLEPSGFIYDRHNLSKIGKFTHGMKDGWGLATDGKVLFGTDGSSSLYHLDPKTFKVLRNDVVRYKGHEVHNLNELEYVNGEVWANIWMSDCIARISQKDGVVLGWIILPELRKRLLKAGSRRIDVLNGIAWDSEKNRLFVTGKWWPKLYEIKLHPMKEQLQAEDVATRCMRKYEFH, from the exons atgaagaggaagaaaaaacCCAATTTTTATAAACCAATCAATCAATCCCCATCGATGgtgtcaccttcttcttcttcaattagaTTTAAGAGGAGAACCCTAGTTGTCTTATCgttatttttgatttctttgattgtTATTCTTTATTTAACGTCAAATAATAATCAGAAAAGGAAATTTATTGATGATGTTGTTCCATTGACTGATGAATTTCACTCAATTGAAGTTGTTAATGAGTTTCCTCATGATCCAAAAGCATTTACTCAG GGGCTTTTGTATGGAGGTGATGATTTTCTGTATGAATCAACTGGTCTTTACAAGCAA TCATCCGTACGAAAGGTTGATATCAAGACTGGAAAG GTTGAGATTCTCCAAAAAATGAGCGACAGTCATTTTGGCGAGGGGCTTACTCTACTTGATGATAA GATAATCCAAGTAATTTGGTTGGAACCATCTGGTTTCATATATGATCGACATAACCTTAGCAAG ATTGGCAAGTTTACACATGGAATGAAGGACGGATGGGGACTGGCAACAGATGGAAAAGTCTTATTTGGGACTGATGGATCTTCATCTCTTTATCATCTTGATCCAAAAACATTCAAAG TCTTAAGGAATGATGTAGTCAGATATAAAGGTCATGAGGTTCATAATCTCAACGAGCTGGAGTATGTAAATGGCGAAGTTTGGGCAAATATTTGGATG TCAGATTGTATAGCTAGAATTTCACAGAAGGATGGGGTTGTGCTTGGCTGGATTATCCTTCCAGAATTGAG GAAGCGATTGTTAAAGGCTGGGAGTAGA CGAATTGATGTCTTGAATGGAATTGCATGGGATAGTGAGAAGAACCGTCTCTTTG TGACTGGAAAATGGTGGCCGAAACTTTACGAGATCAAGTTACATCCCATGAAAGAACAACTACAAGCTGAAGATGTGGCAACGCGTTGCATGAGAAAATATGAGTTCCATTAG